One Myotis daubentonii chromosome 3, mMyoDau2.1, whole genome shotgun sequence genomic window carries:
- the LOC132229238 gene encoding 5-hydroxytryptamine receptor 3C-like — MEGEWPPGGQLLFYLTFSLLLQGRADTFTINCSGFDQNGVDPAAFQAVFDRKAFRPVINYSIPTYVNISFTLSAILEVDARLQLLTSFLWINLMWDNPFISWNPEECVDVNKLTVSTENLWLPDIFIVESMDVDRAATGLSAYVSSDGRIKYDRPARVTSICNLDIFYFPFDQQNCTFTFTSFLYTVDSMLLGTDKEVWEITATSRDVIQTQGEWELLGINKATLKLLVGSSVYDQITFYVAIRRRPFLYVINLLVPSGFLIAIDALSFFLPAESENRAPFKITLLLGYNVFLLLMNELLPASGTPLISVYFALCLSLMVLSLLETIFITYLLHLATTQPPPMPQWLHSLLLHCTDPMKCCPTAPQKGNKGLGLAPAHLPGLKEPVELVGKVPGPQEAELNGCPESTRGQQEDEAQKQHLASLWVQFSHMMDTLLFRLYLIFMATFLTSVIVLWST; from the exons ATGGAAGGGGAGTGGCCCCCTGGGGGGCAACTCCTCTTCTACCTCACCTTCAGCCTTCTGCTTCAAG GAAGAGCCGACACTTTCACCATCAATTGCTCAGGGTTTGACCAAAATGGGGTGGATCCTGCTGCCTTCCAAGCAGTGTTTGACAGAAAGGCCTTTCGTCCAGTCATCAACTACAGCATCCCCACTTATGTCAACATCTCCTTCACCTTGTCTGCCATCCTGGAAGTG GATGCACGGCTCCAGCTTCTGACGTCATTCCTGTGGATTAATTTG ATGTGGGACAATCCTTTCATCAGCTGGAACCCAGAAGAATGTGTCGATGTCAATAAACTCACTGTATCAACAGAAAACCTGTGGCTTCCAGATATCTTCATTGTAGAATC CATGGATGTGGATCGGGCAGCTACAGGTCTCTCCGCGTATGTCAGCAGTGACGGTCGGATCAAGTATGATAGGCCAGCGCGGGTGACCAGCATCTGTAACCTGGACATCTTCTACTTCCCTTTTGACCAACAGAACTGCACCTTCACCTTCACTTCCTTCCTCTACACAG TGGACAGCATGCTTCTGGGCACGGACAAGGAAGTGTGGGAGATAACAGCTACGTCTCGTGACGTCATTCAGACCCAGGGAGAGTGGGAGCTCCTGGGCATCAACAAGGCCACCCTAAAGCTGTTGGTGGGCAGCAGTGTATATGACCAGATCACGTTCTAT GTGGCCATCAGGCGCAGGCCCTTCCTCTATGTCATAAACCTTCTGGTGCCCAGTGGTTTTCTGATTGCCATTGATGCCCTCAGCTTCTTCCTGCCTGCAGAAAGCGAGAACCGTGCCCCATTCAAGATAACCCTTCTGCTGGGCTACAACGTCTTCCTGCTCCTGATGAATGAGTTACTCCCTGCCAGTGGCACCCCCCTCATCA GTGTCTACTTtgctctgtgtctgtctctgatGGTGCTGAGCCTGCTGGAGACCATTTTCATCACCTACCTGCTACACCTGGCCACCACTCAGCCCCCACCTATGCCCCAGTGGCTCCATTCCCTGCTTCTGCACTGCACCGACCCGATGAAATGCTGTCCCACTGCACCCCAGAAGGGAAACAAGGGTCTGGGTCTcgcccctgcccacctgcctg GTCTGAAGGAGCCTGTGGAGTTGGTGGGGAAGGTGCCAGGTCCCCAAGAGGCAGAGTTAAATGGGTGCCCTGAGTCAACAAGGGGCCAACAGGAAGATGAGGCTCAGAAGCAGCACTTGGCCAGCCTGTGGGTGCAGTTCAGCCACATGATGGACACCCTGCTGTTCCGCCTCTACCTGATTTTCATGGCCACCTTCCTCACCTCCGTCATCGTCCTCTGGAGCACCTAG
- the LOC132229590 gene encoding 5-hydroxytryptamine receptor 3C-like, whose product MNLISTYLKTLPGPSPGTSLTESLLSIGSADIFTINCSGFDQNGVDPAAFQAVFDRKAFRPVINYSIPTQVNISFTLSAILEVDAQLQLMTSFLWLNLIWYNPFIRWNPKECGGISKLSIATENLWLPDIFINEFMDVDQTPTGLMAYVTSEGHTRYDKPMKVTSICNLDIFYFPFDEQNCTLSFTSFLYTVETMVLGLEKDVQEISNISQNLIQNKGEWILLDIRQTMMKMAVDDSYYDQITFYVAIRRRPFLYVINLLVPSGFLIAIDALSFFLPPESENRAPFKMTLLLGYNVFLLMMNDLLPDTGTPLISVYFALCLSLMVFSLLETVFITYLLHLVTIQPPPMPRWLNSLLLHCTSPRERYLTAPQKGNKGLRLTPIQLPGLKEPVELVWKVPGPQEAELNGCPELTRGQQEDEAQKQHLVSLWVQFSYMMDTLLFRLYLLFMATSITTIIVLWST is encoded by the exons ATGAACCTTATCAGTACCTACTTGA aaacactcccaggccccagccctggcacTTCTCTCACAGAGTCTCTGCTCTCCATAGGAAGCGCCGACATTTTTACCATCAATTGCTCAGGGTTTGACCAAAATGGGGTGGATCCTGCTGCCTTCCAAGCAGTGTTTGACAGAAAGGCCTTTCGTCCAGTCATCAACTACAGCATCCCCACTCAAGTCAACATCTCCTTCACCCTGTCTGCCATCCTGGAAGTG GATGCACAGCTTCAACTGATGACATCATTCCTGTGGCTAAATCTG ATCTGGTACAATCCATTCATCAGGTGGAACCCAAAGGAATGTGGGGGCATCAGTAAGCTCAGCATTGCAACTGAGAACCTGTGGCTTCCAGATATCTTCATCAATGAGTT CATGGATGTGGATCAAACACCTACAGGGCTCATGGCTTATGTCACCAGTGAAGGGCACACCAGATATGATAAACCAATGAAGGTGACCAGCATCTGTAACCTGGACATCTTCTATTTCCCCTTTGATGAACAAAACTGCACGCTCAGCTTCACCTCTTTCTTGTACACAG TGGAGACCATGGTCCTGGGCCTGGAGAAGGATGTGCAGGAGATTTCTAACATATCACAGAACCTCATTCAGAACAAGGGGGAGTGGATACTTCTGGATATCCGCCAGACCATGATGAAGATGGCTGTGGACGACAGCTATTACGACCAAATCACTTTCTAT gTGGCCATCAGGCGCAGGCCCTTCCTCTATGTCATAAACCTTCTGGTGCCCAGTGGTTTTCTGATTGCCATTGATGCCCTCAGCTTCTTCCTGCCACCAGAAAGCGAGAACCGTGCCCCATTCAAGATGACCCTTCTGCTGGGCTACAACGTCTTCCTGCTCATGATGAATGACTTACTCCCGGACACTGGCACCCCCCTCATCA GTGTCTACTTTGCCCTGTGTCTCTCCCTGATGGTGTTCAGCCTGCTGGAGACTGTCTTCATCACCTACCTGCTGCACCTGGTCaccatccagcccccacccatgccccGATGGCTCAATTCTCTGCTTCTGCACTGCACCAGCCCAAGGGAACGCTATCTCACTGCACCCCAGAAGGGTAACAAGGGCCTGCGTCTCACCCCCATCCAACTGCCTG GTCTGAAGGAGCCTGTGGAGTTGGTGTGGAAGGTGCCAGGTCCCCAAGAGGCAGAGTTAAATGGGTGCCCTGAGTTAACAAGGGGCCAACAGGAAGATGAGGCTCAGAAGCAGCACTTGGTCAGCCTGTGGGTGCAGTTTAGCTACATGATGGACACCCTGCTGTTCCGCCTCTACCTGCTCTTCATGGCCACCTCCATCACCACAATCATTGTCCTCTGGAGCACCTAG